Proteins encoded by one window of Microbacterium testaceum:
- a CDS encoding LacI family DNA-binding transcriptional regulator → MTPPPPGRRRSTVHDVAKVAGVSRGTVSRVLNGGYVSDHAREAIQAAIREVGYVPNNAARNLVRQRTQAVGFIVHEPHSLFLEDPNIGGIMLGANTALSNADYQMVCVVVDTDRDTERVARYLSGGFVDGAVIVSARHHDPITDVVERLGLPVAYVGHPPGIRRPWVGIDNLGAARAITERVRASGRRRIGMIAAALDRDSGSDRLAGFREALGEDFDESLVEPVPLYAFADGEAGMRRLLERAPDIDAVFGASDALAAGAVQALRAAGRRVPDDVGVVGFDDSAWAVRTDPPLTTIDQPAEGLGAAAAEAVLLQLSGGVADAGGILLDAPIVWRASV, encoded by the coding sequence ATGACGCCTCCTCCGCCCGGGCGCCGGCGCAGCACCGTGCACGACGTCGCCAAGGTCGCGGGGGTCTCGCGGGGCACCGTGAGCCGCGTTCTCAACGGCGGCTACGTCTCGGACCACGCCCGCGAGGCCATCCAGGCGGCCATTCGCGAGGTGGGCTACGTGCCCAACAACGCCGCCCGGAATCTCGTGCGCCAGCGCACGCAGGCGGTCGGATTCATCGTCCACGAACCGCACTCGCTGTTCCTCGAAGACCCCAACATCGGTGGAATCATGCTCGGGGCCAACACCGCCCTGTCGAACGCCGACTACCAGATGGTGTGCGTCGTGGTCGATACGGACCGCGACACCGAAAGGGTCGCGCGCTACCTCAGTGGTGGCTTCGTCGACGGGGCGGTCATCGTCTCGGCGAGACACCACGACCCGATCACCGACGTCGTCGAACGACTCGGGCTCCCTGTCGCCTACGTGGGCCACCCTCCCGGCATCCGTCGCCCCTGGGTCGGCATCGACAACCTCGGCGCCGCCCGGGCCATCACCGAACGCGTGCGCGCATCGGGACGCCGTCGCATCGGCATGATCGCCGCGGCCCTCGACCGCGACTCCGGCAGCGACCGGCTCGCGGGCTTCCGTGAGGCGCTCGGCGAGGACTTCGACGAGTCGCTGGTCGAGCCGGTGCCGCTCTACGCCTTCGCCGACGGCGAGGCGGGGATGCGACGCCTGCTCGAGCGCGCTCCCGACATCGACGCGGTGTTCGGAGCTTCGGATGCCTTGGCCGCCGGCGCCGTGCAGGCCCTTCGCGCGGCCGGTCGCCGCGTGCCCGACGACGTCGGCGTGGTCGGCTTCGACGACAGTGCGTGGGCGGTGCGCACCGATCCGCCGCTCACCACGATCGACCAGCCCGCAGAGGGACTGGGTGCCGCGGCCGCCGAGGCCGTGCTGCTGCAGCTCTCGGGCGGGGTGGCCGATGCCGGCGGCATCCTGCTCGACGCCCCGATCGTCTGGCGCGCCTCGGTCTAG
- a CDS encoding ABC transporter substrate-binding protein, whose translation MRKSTAARRAVFAVAATALTVGALTACSGGNAGGAAGGSADDIEKALEAGGEITYWSWTPSAEAQVKAFEAKYPKVKVNYVNAGTNTEEYTKLQNAIKAGSGAPDVVQIEYYAFPQFALSDSLLDLSSYGFADLKGDYATGPWGSVNFDGKLYGLPQDSGPMALFYNKSVFDQFGIAVPTTWDEYVAAAEKLHAADPTKYITADTGDSGFTTSMIWQAGGTPFKTSGTDVTIDLQDSGSKKFADNWNRLIEGGLLSDTPSWSDEWFKGLGDGSIASLVIGAWMPGVLESSVKDGSGKWAVAPIPTYDGKAVTAENGGGGQAVTKQSKNPALAAGFLKWLNNDDESLKIFAESGGFPSTTAQLSDPAFVDKKSDYFGGQQINQVLTQASSEVREGWSYLPFQVYANSIYGDTVGQAYSKKSDLNAGLTAWQDQLVQYGNDQGFSVNK comes from the coding sequence ATGCGCAAGAGCACCGCCGCTCGGCGGGCCGTCTTCGCCGTCGCCGCCACCGCCCTGACGGTGGGCGCCCTGACCGCGTGCTCGGGCGGTAACGCCGGCGGCGCCGCCGGCGGATCGGCCGACGACATCGAGAAGGCCCTCGAGGCCGGTGGCGAGATCACGTACTGGTCCTGGACCCCCTCGGCCGAGGCCCAGGTCAAGGCCTTCGAGGCGAAGTACCCCAAGGTCAAGGTCAACTACGTCAACGCCGGCACCAACACCGAGGAGTACACCAAGCTCCAGAACGCCATCAAGGCGGGCTCGGGTGCCCCCGACGTCGTCCAGATCGAGTACTACGCCTTCCCGCAGTTCGCCCTCTCGGACTCGCTGCTCGACCTGTCGTCGTACGGGTTCGCCGATCTCAAGGGCGACTACGCGACCGGCCCCTGGGGCTCCGTCAACTTCGACGGCAAGCTCTACGGCCTGCCGCAGGACTCGGGCCCCATGGCCCTGTTCTACAACAAGTCGGTCTTCGACCAGTTCGGCATCGCCGTCCCGACCACGTGGGACGAGTACGTCGCCGCGGCCGAGAAGCTGCACGCCGCCGACCCGACCAAGTACATCACCGCCGACACCGGCGACTCCGGCTTCACCACCAGCATGATCTGGCAGGCCGGCGGCACCCCGTTCAAGACCTCGGGCACCGACGTCACCATCGACCTGCAGGACAGCGGGTCGAAGAAGTTCGCCGACAACTGGAACCGTCTTATCGAGGGCGGCCTGCTCTCGGACACCCCCAGCTGGAGCGACGAGTGGTTCAAGGGCCTCGGTGACGGCTCGATCGCCTCGCTCGTCATCGGCGCCTGGATGCCCGGCGTGCTGGAGTCCTCGGTGAAGGACGGCTCGGGCAAGTGGGCCGTGGCCCCCATCCCCACCTACGACGGCAAGGCCGTGACGGCCGAGAACGGCGGCGGTGGCCAGGCCGTGACCAAGCAGAGCAAGAACCCCGCCCTCGCGGCAGGCTTCCTCAAGTGGCTCAACAACGATGACGAGAGCCTGAAGATCTTCGCCGAGTCGGGTGGATTCCCCTCCACCACCGCTCAGCTGAGCGACCCCGCCTTCGTCGACAAGAAGTCGGACTACTTCGGCGGCCAGCAGATCAACCAGGTCCTCACGCAGGCCTCGAGCGAGGTCCGCGAGGGCTGGAGCTACCTGCCGTTCCAGGTGTACGCCAACAGCATCTACGGCGACACCGTGGGCCAGGCCTACTCGAAGAAGAGCGACCTCAACGCGGGCCTGACCGCGTGGCAGGACCAGCTCGTCCAGTACGGCAACGACCAGGGCTTCTCGGTCAACAAGTAA
- a CDS encoding pyridoxamine 5'-phosphate oxidase family protein: MTMATWLRSLPSLTGAPPTPDAEPLPDQPEELFERWIRQAVDAGVAEAHGATLSTVDAHGVPDARTLILKDLGPDGWAFAGPRASAKAAQLAAHPAAALTFWWPAVLRSVRVRGRVVEASAEESVADLAARSAAARDGTGPGEWVLWRLVADRVEFWQGSPDRRHLRTIYRRTDDGWQLTDPESETR; the protein is encoded by the coding sequence ATGACGATGGCCACGTGGCTCCGCTCGCTCCCCTCCCTCACCGGCGCCCCACCGACCCCGGATGCCGAGCCCCTTCCCGACCAGCCGGAGGAGCTCTTCGAGCGGTGGATCCGGCAGGCCGTCGACGCCGGCGTGGCCGAGGCGCACGGTGCCACGCTCTCGACGGTCGATGCCCACGGCGTCCCGGACGCCCGCACGCTGATCCTCAAAGACCTCGGGCCCGACGGGTGGGCTTTCGCCGGGCCACGGGCCTCCGCGAAAGCGGCGCAGCTGGCCGCACATCCCGCCGCGGCGCTGACCTTCTGGTGGCCGGCGGTGCTGCGCAGCGTTCGCGTGCGCGGGCGCGTGGTGGAGGCCTCGGCCGAGGAGTCGGTGGCGGATCTCGCCGCGCGCTCGGCCGCCGCCCGCGACGGCACCGGCCCGGGCGAGTGGGTGCTGTGGCGCCTGGTCGCCGACCGCGTGGAGTTCTGGCAGGGCTCCCCCGACCGCAGGCACCTGCGCACGATCTACCGCCGCACCGACGACGGCTGGCAGCTGACCGACCCCGAGAGCGAGACCCGATGA
- a CDS encoding MFS transporter: MNHVTPIRKELGRDFRRFWLAQTTSAVGSQVGDLAVPLLAVVVLHATAVEAGLVGVARWLPFLLLALPLGVFVDRQRRRPVLVIADLARAALLIALVVVAVTGALTLPALLGLIFVIGSFTVAFEVAYQSFLPAVVARDELERANGRLQATASAAQVGGPGLGGWLVQTLTAPWALLAQAVTYVVSAAALLGIRSSEHGPIRERRGALAQLREGLRYVRGDRYLVSLVGFSAIYNLFAQWITVLLLVYAVRELGLTAGHLGLIFSLGAVGAVIGATAAPASARRFGVGPVLVACAGAESLVLAAIPFVDAMWSTPVIVAALVAVFVINGAGTSLSSVVALTLRQLRTPDELLGRVNATVRWISYGVVAIGAGLGGLAGEALGARAGIAVGCVGVALTVVWVAASPLRTVRDAASLALR; encoded by the coding sequence GTGAATCACGTTACGCCCATTAGAAAGGAACTTGGCCGCGATTTCCGCCGGTTCTGGTTGGCGCAGACGACCTCGGCCGTGGGCAGCCAGGTCGGAGACCTCGCCGTCCCGCTCCTCGCCGTCGTCGTCCTGCATGCGACGGCGGTGGAGGCCGGGCTCGTGGGCGTCGCGCGCTGGCTCCCGTTCCTGCTGCTCGCTCTTCCTCTCGGCGTCTTCGTCGACCGGCAGCGGCGGCGCCCCGTCCTCGTCATCGCCGATCTCGCGCGCGCCGCCCTCCTCATCGCTCTCGTCGTCGTCGCTGTAACGGGCGCCCTCACCCTCCCCGCGCTCCTGGGGCTCATCTTCGTGATCGGATCCTTCACCGTCGCCTTCGAGGTGGCCTACCAGTCCTTCCTCCCCGCCGTCGTGGCACGGGACGAGCTCGAGAGGGCGAACGGGCGGCTCCAGGCCACGGCCTCGGCGGCTCAGGTCGGGGGACCCGGGCTCGGCGGGTGGCTCGTGCAGACCCTCACCGCACCCTGGGCGCTCCTGGCCCAAGCCGTCACCTATGTCGTCTCAGCCGCCGCGCTGCTCGGCATCCGCTCATCGGAGCACGGCCCGATCCGTGAGCGGCGCGGCGCTCTCGCACAGCTGCGAGAGGGACTTCGTTACGTCCGTGGAGACCGCTACCTCGTCTCGCTCGTGGGTTTTTCAGCGATCTACAACCTCTTCGCGCAGTGGATCACCGTGTTGCTGCTCGTGTACGCCGTGCGCGAGCTCGGCCTCACGGCGGGCCACCTCGGCCTCATCTTCAGCCTCGGCGCGGTGGGAGCAGTGATCGGCGCCACCGCCGCCCCGGCGAGTGCGCGGCGCTTCGGCGTCGGACCCGTGCTCGTCGCCTGCGCGGGCGCGGAGAGCCTCGTGCTCGCGGCCATCCCCTTCGTGGATGCCATGTGGTCGACACCCGTGATCGTCGCCGCGCTCGTCGCGGTCTTCGTCATCAACGGCGCCGGCACCTCCCTCTCGAGCGTCGTCGCCCTCACACTTCGGCAGTTGCGTACACCCGATGAGCTGCTCGGGCGGGTGAACGCGACCGTTCGATGGATCTCGTACGGCGTCGTCGCGATCGGTGCAGGCCTCGGCGGTCTCGCTGGCGAGGCGCTGGGGGCCCGGGCCGGTATCGCCGTGGGGTGTGTCGGAGTGGCACTCACCGTCGTTTGGGTGGCGGCCTCGCCGTTGCGCACGGTGCGCGACGCCGCGAGTCTCGCTCTGCGCTGA
- a CDS encoding alpha-N-arabinofuranosidase codes for MTSPTRIVVDRTAVGAAVPRRLFGSFVEHMGRCVYDGIHSPGHDTANPEGFRADVLELVRELGATVVRYPGGNFVSGYRWEDGVGARSQRPVRLDAAWHSTETNQVGLHEFAEWADAAGLEVMEAVNLGTRGVAEAADLLEYANHPSGTALSDRRRENGREDPFGIRLWCLGNEMDGPWQIGHKTADEYGRLSAETARMMRFIDPTVELVAAGSSNHEMPTFGAWERTVLRHTAGLIDHISVHAYYEEDPADPASFLASGAALDRYIGEVADIIDEVGATTPDGRPVGISVDEWNVWNQTRWNEVDKPRVFTGDWPIAPRLIEDDYTVTDAVVVGSLLITLIRRSDRVSMANLAQLVNVIAPIRTEPGGGVAWRQTTFHPFALTAKAASGRVVVPHVEGATIDTARHGRVDAVDTVATVDGDTVSVFLAHRDLESATPVELDLGRVSDVEAVIVTVPEGGDRHTTNSADGEPVAPAALAVEAGSDGILRFTLPALAWVRLTARLND; via the coding sequence ATGACCTCCCCCACCCGCATCGTCGTCGACCGCACCGCGGTCGGAGCCGCCGTCCCCCGCCGCTTGTTCGGCTCGTTCGTCGAGCACATGGGCCGTTGCGTGTACGACGGCATCCACTCCCCCGGCCACGACACCGCGAACCCCGAGGGTTTCCGCGCCGACGTGCTCGAGCTCGTCCGCGAGCTGGGCGCCACCGTCGTGCGCTATCCCGGCGGCAACTTCGTGTCGGGCTACCGCTGGGAGGACGGCGTGGGCGCTCGCTCGCAGCGTCCGGTCCGGCTGGATGCCGCCTGGCACAGCACCGAGACCAATCAGGTGGGTCTGCACGAGTTCGCCGAATGGGCGGATGCCGCGGGCCTCGAGGTCATGGAGGCCGTGAACCTCGGCACGCGCGGCGTCGCCGAGGCGGCCGACCTGCTCGAGTACGCGAACCACCCCTCGGGCACCGCCCTGAGCGATCGCCGGCGCGAGAACGGCCGGGAAGACCCCTTCGGCATCCGCCTGTGGTGCCTGGGCAACGAGATGGACGGTCCCTGGCAGATCGGCCACAAGACCGCCGACGAGTACGGTCGCCTCTCGGCCGAAACGGCGCGCATGATGCGCTTCATCGACCCGACGGTCGAGCTCGTGGCCGCGGGCAGCTCGAACCACGAGATGCCGACCTTCGGCGCGTGGGAGCGCACGGTGCTCCGTCACACCGCAGGCCTCATCGACCACATCTCCGTGCACGCGTACTACGAGGAGGACCCCGCCGACCCCGCGAGCTTCCTCGCCAGCGGCGCGGCCCTCGATCGCTACATCGGCGAGGTCGCCGACATCATCGACGAGGTCGGGGCGACAACCCCTGACGGGCGTCCGGTCGGCATCAGCGTCGACGAGTGGAACGTCTGGAACCAGACGCGGTGGAACGAGGTCGACAAGCCGCGCGTCTTCACGGGCGACTGGCCCATCGCACCGCGCCTGATCGAGGACGACTACACCGTCACCGACGCGGTCGTCGTCGGATCTCTCCTCATCACTCTCATCCGCCGCTCCGACCGCGTGTCGATGGCCAACCTCGCCCAGCTGGTGAACGTCATCGCCCCCATCCGCACCGAGCCCGGTGGCGGGGTCGCCTGGCGCCAGACCACCTTCCATCCCTTCGCCCTCACCGCGAAGGCGGCATCCGGTCGCGTCGTCGTCCCCCACGTCGAGGGTGCCACGATCGACACCGCTCGCCACGGGCGCGTCGACGCCGTCGACACGGTCGCGACCGTGGACGGCGACACCGTCTCGGTGTTCCTCGCCCACCGCGACCTCGAGTCGGCGACCCCGGTCGAGCTGGATCTCGGCCGCGTCTCCGACGTCGAGGCCGTGATCGTCACCGTCCCCGAGGGCGGAGACCGACACACCACCAACTCCGCCGACGGCGAGCCCGTCGCACCGGCTGCCCTCGCGGTCGAGGCCGGCTCCGACGGCATCCTGCGCTTCACCCTCCCCGCCCTCGCCTGGGTGCGCCTGACCGCGCGCCTCAACGACTGA
- a CDS encoding glycoside hydrolase family 35 protein yields MTTFSIGETDFLLDGKPHQVISGTLHYFRIHPEHWADRIRTAKAMGLNTIETYVAWNAHEPVRGEWDATGWNDLGRFLDLIAAEGLHAIVRPGPYICAEWHNGGLPVWLTSTPGIGIRRSEPQFVEAVSGYLRRVYEIVAPRQIDRGGNVVLVQIENEYGAYGSDKTYLRELVRVTEAAGITVPLTTVDQPMPWMLEAGSLPGLHLTGSFGSRSEERLATLREHQPTGPLMCSEFWDGWFDWWGSIHHTTDPAASAHDLDVLLAAGASVNIYMVHGGTNFGTTNGANDKGRYDPIVTSYDYDAPIDESGHPTAKFHAFREVIAKYAPVPEQVPGPRPDAPALEVALSGEGDWMPPLNAAAIADDPPSFEQIAHLGPLVRYDVDLPAFAGPAALVFDEIRDLAWVHVDGTPVGRLSRALHERALTIPAGARLTVLVEDQGRVNYADRLGEAKGLVGSVTLNGEALTGWTATPVALETAAGSGTGTVGRALLRGSFELHAPVDLFLDTTSWGKGYAFVNGFFLGRYWNNVPQNTLYVPGPAMRAGANEIVVLELEHAVEPVARFVAEPSLGQLEE; encoded by the coding sequence GTGACGACTTTCTCCATCGGCGAGACCGACTTCCTGCTCGACGGGAAGCCCCACCAGGTCATCTCCGGCACCCTGCACTACTTCCGCATCCACCCTGAGCACTGGGCCGACCGCATCCGGACGGCGAAGGCGATGGGCCTCAACACCATCGAGACCTACGTCGCATGGAACGCGCACGAGCCGGTGCGCGGTGAGTGGGATGCCACGGGCTGGAACGACCTGGGCCGCTTCCTCGACCTCATCGCCGCCGAGGGCCTGCACGCGATCGTGCGACCCGGCCCCTACATCTGTGCGGAGTGGCACAACGGCGGACTGCCCGTGTGGCTGACCTCGACGCCGGGCATCGGCATCCGTCGCTCAGAACCCCAGTTCGTCGAGGCGGTGTCGGGGTACCTCCGCCGCGTGTACGAGATCGTGGCCCCGCGCCAGATCGACCGCGGCGGCAACGTCGTGCTCGTGCAGATCGAGAACGAGTACGGCGCCTACGGCTCCGACAAGACCTACCTGCGCGAGCTCGTCCGCGTGACCGAGGCGGCCGGCATCACGGTGCCGCTGACCACCGTCGACCAGCCGATGCCGTGGATGCTCGAGGCCGGCAGCCTTCCCGGGCTGCACCTCACCGGCTCGTTCGGTTCGCGCTCCGAGGAACGGCTCGCCACCCTCCGCGAGCACCAGCCCACCGGACCGCTGATGTGCAGCGAGTTCTGGGACGGCTGGTTCGACTGGTGGGGCAGCATCCACCACACGACCGACCCCGCGGCATCCGCCCACGACCTCGACGTGCTGCTCGCCGCCGGGGCCTCGGTGAACATCTACATGGTGCACGGCGGCACGAACTTCGGCACGACGAACGGGGCGAACGACAAGGGCCGCTACGACCCCATCGTCACCTCGTACGACTACGACGCCCCGATCGACGAGTCGGGACACCCCACAGCGAAGTTCCACGCGTTCCGCGAGGTCATCGCCAAGTACGCGCCCGTCCCCGAGCAGGTCCCCGGCCCCCGGCCCGACGCCCCCGCCCTTGAGGTCGCCCTCTCGGGCGAGGGCGATTGGATGCCGCCCCTCAACGCGGCCGCCATCGCCGACGACCCGCCGAGCTTCGAGCAGATCGCCCACCTCGGTCCCCTCGTCCGCTATGACGTCGACCTCCCCGCGTTCGCCGGGCCCGCGGCCCTCGTCTTCGACGAGATCCGCGACCTCGCGTGGGTGCACGTGGACGGGACCCCGGTGGGTCGACTGTCGCGGGCTCTGCACGAGCGCGCACTCACGATCCCCGCGGGCGCACGGCTCACCGTCCTCGTCGAGGACCAGGGCCGGGTGAACTACGCCGACCGCCTCGGCGAGGCGAAGGGGCTCGTCGGCTCCGTGACGCTCAACGGCGAGGCGCTCACCGGGTGGACCGCGACCCCGGTCGCCCTCGAGACCGCCGCGGGAAGCGGCACGGGCACTGTTGGACGCGCTCTGCTGCGCGGGTCGTTCGAGCTCCACGCCCCCGTCGACCTGTTCCTCGACACCACCTCGTGGGGCAAGGGATACGCCTTCGTCAACGGCTTCTTCCTCGGCCGCTACTGGAACAACGTCCCTCAGAACACGCTGTACGTGCCCGGCCCCGCGATGCGCGCGGGGGCGAACGAGATCGTCGTCCTCGAGCTGGAGCACGCCGTCGAGCCGGTCGCGCGCTTCGTCGCGGAGCCGTCGCTCGGTCAGCTCGAGGAGTAA
- a CDS encoding MFS transporter produces the protein MTSLSLSPQSGRRAWVMLVVITTLTTAGMTVVLPVLPFVVLRYVSNPADLAVWVGILETVNALCAFLVAPFLGRISDRFGRRPVIIVAGFGAALGFLLFGVGGAIWVLLLGRIVQGVTAGDLPALFAYLADITPPDKRARRFGVLGATAGIGTMVGPALGGTLAAIDVDLPVFVTAGLALTVAILSIFLLPESLAPSKRITSLDLRAVHPFAVFRGVFRRPELRGLMIGLILVGLPFGFFVNNFSVLALDAISWTPTAIGLLTACVGIIDIAIQGVLLGFLLPRIGERGVVVSGIVTQAVGLVALAGVASLLAQPWLFIVGALTLAAGQGAAQATMDGLLSNAVGDDEQGWIAGAAQSLNAAVGTVAPLVAGLLYAHVAHAAPYVLGAVLMVAAAVVIGRTRFTSPSLKAKVPDASEPVLASE, from the coding sequence GTGACTTCACTTTCGCTCTCTCCTCAGTCGGGCCGCCGCGCCTGGGTCATGCTCGTCGTCATCACGACGCTGACCACCGCCGGCATGACCGTCGTGCTCCCCGTCCTGCCCTTCGTCGTGCTCCGCTACGTGTCGAACCCGGCCGATCTGGCCGTCTGGGTCGGCATCCTCGAGACGGTCAATGCGCTCTGCGCGTTCCTCGTCGCCCCCTTCCTCGGCCGCATCTCCGACCGCTTCGGTCGCCGACCGGTGATCATCGTCGCCGGGTTCGGCGCCGCCCTCGGGTTCCTGCTCTTCGGCGTCGGCGGGGCGATCTGGGTGCTGCTGCTCGGCCGCATCGTGCAGGGCGTCACCGCCGGCGACCTCCCCGCCCTCTTCGCCTACCTCGCCGACATCACCCCGCCCGACAAGCGCGCGCGTCGCTTCGGCGTGCTCGGCGCGACCGCGGGTATCGGCACGATGGTCGGCCCCGCCCTCGGCGGCACCCTCGCCGCGATCGACGTCGATCTGCCCGTCTTCGTCACCGCCGGCCTCGCGCTGACGGTCGCGATCCTCAGCATCTTCCTGCTGCCCGAGAGCCTCGCGCCCAGCAAGCGCATCACCTCGCTCGACCTGCGGGCGGTGCACCCGTTCGCGGTGTTCCGCGGGGTGTTCCGCCGGCCCGAGCTGCGCGGGCTCATGATCGGCCTGATCCTCGTGGGGCTGCCGTTCGGCTTCTTCGTCAACAACTTCAGCGTGCTCGCGCTCGACGCGATCTCGTGGACCCCCACCGCGATCGGCCTGCTCACCGCGTGCGTCGGCATCATCGACATCGCGATCCAGGGCGTGCTGCTCGGCTTCCTGCTGCCGCGCATCGGCGAGCGGGGCGTCGTGGTCAGCGGCATCGTCACCCAGGCGGTCGGGCTGGTCGCCCTCGCCGGGGTGGCGTCGCTGCTCGCCCAGCCGTGGCTGTTCATCGTCGGCGCCCTGACGCTCGCGGCGGGCCAGGGTGCGGCTCAGGCGACCATGGACGGTCTGCTCTCCAATGCCGTCGGAGACGACGAGCAGGGCTGGATCGCCGGGGCCGCGCAATCCCTCAACGCCGCGGTCGGAACGGTCGCCCCGCTGGTGGCGGGCCTGCTCTACGCCCATGTCGCCCACGCCGCGCCGTACGTGCTGGGAGCCGTGCTCATGGTCGCCGCCGCCGTCGTCATCGGCCGGACGCGCTTCACCAGTCCCTCGCTCAAAGCGAAGGTTCCGGATGCCTCGGAGCCCGTACTCGCGTCGGAGTGA
- a CDS encoding cupin domain-containing protein — MSDYEITEIGGLDAWRDHFGGFVPARSRDGRRVVDHELTMQFIGMTANALAPGEEAGYWHTHTRVEELYVFLEGRGQMGLDDDVVDVGPGSVVRVGQNVWRTWRAVPDSDRELRWLCIRAGGEALPHIPDDSSRDPERPMPWGDGA, encoded by the coding sequence ATGAGCGACTACGAGATCACCGAGATCGGCGGGCTCGACGCCTGGCGCGACCACTTCGGCGGCTTCGTCCCCGCCCGCTCGCGCGACGGGCGCCGCGTGGTCGACCACGAGCTGACGATGCAGTTCATCGGCATGACCGCGAACGCCCTCGCCCCCGGCGAGGAGGCCGGATACTGGCACACGCACACCCGCGTCGAGGAGCTGTACGTGTTCCTCGAGGGGCGCGGTCAGATGGGCCTCGACGATGACGTGGTCGACGTCGGCCCCGGCAGCGTCGTGCGGGTCGGGCAGAACGTGTGGCGCACGTGGCGCGCGGTCCCGGACAGCGACCGCGAACTGCGCTGGCTCTGCATCCGCGCGGGCGGCGAGGCCCTCCCCCACATCCCCGACGACAGCTCGCGCGACCCCGAGCGTCCGATGCCCTGGGGCGACGGCGCCTGA
- a CDS encoding TetR/AcrR family transcriptional regulator, which yields MSETIGRRERKKAATRKAISDAATILFVERGFDEVSIREVAEAADVSPTTVFAHFPQKEALVFDEDDAQRDLLVGAVRDRTPGTSVSQALRDLYRRELFGLAFDPTGDNRRRFMALISDTPALREYAARMWVRHEDALAQAIAETTGRETPDAPVRVYARMVLQLQILAFENDDSEATIEAGFRILDEGWHEER from the coding sequence ATGAGCGAGACGATCGGCCGCCGCGAGCGCAAGAAAGCGGCAACCCGCAAGGCCATCTCGGACGCGGCGACGATCCTGTTCGTGGAGCGCGGCTTCGACGAGGTCAGCATCCGCGAGGTCGCCGAGGCCGCCGACGTGTCACCGACGACGGTGTTCGCGCACTTCCCGCAGAAGGAAGCTCTCGTCTTCGACGAGGACGACGCCCAGCGCGACCTGCTCGTCGGCGCGGTGCGCGACCGCACCCCGGGAACCTCGGTGTCGCAGGCACTGAGAGACCTCTATCGCCGCGAGCTCTTCGGCCTGGCCTTCGACCCGACCGGCGACAACCGCCGGCGGTTCATGGCACTCATCTCCGACACCCCCGCGCTTCGCGAGTACGCCGCGCGCATGTGGGTCCGTCACGAAGACGCCCTCGCCCAGGCGATCGCCGAGACCACGGGGCGTGAGACACCGGATGCCCCGGTGCGCGTGTACGCGCGGATGGTCCTGCAACTGCAGATCCTCGCCTTCGAGAACGACGACTCCGAGGCCACGATCGAGGCGGGCTTCCGCATCCTCGACGAGGGCTGGCACGAGGAGCGCTGA
- a CDS encoding CGNR zinc finger domain-containing protein: MGTTTYPRVGGHPAFDLVDTVHWRLDDTRAIDTLADFDAVLDWCAEIDLIDRGAVASTAPDVAAAEHAAIIALREAVYEAVFEDSPDAAALIAREHIEALSRSSLERDDGRWRWHPPADPTGPRTAIAFLAHDLLTSDLRSARRCGDEACGWVYLDTSPRHNRIWCTAAGCGNRNRVKRHHARSRT, translated from the coding sequence ATGGGCACGACGACGTATCCCCGTGTCGGCGGCCATCCCGCCTTCGACCTCGTCGACACGGTGCACTGGCGACTCGACGACACCCGCGCCATCGACACGCTGGCCGACTTCGACGCCGTCCTCGACTGGTGCGCCGAGATCGACCTCATCGACCGCGGCGCCGTCGCTTCCACCGCACCCGACGTGGCTGCGGCGGAGCACGCCGCGATCATCGCGCTGCGAGAAGCCGTCTACGAGGCCGTTTTCGAAGACTCTCCGGATGCCGCGGCCCTCATCGCCCGCGAGCACATCGAAGCCCTGAGTCGCTCGAGCCTCGAGCGCGACGACGGCCGGTGGCGCTGGCATCCGCCCGCCGATCCGACCGGTCCGCGCACGGCGATCGCTTTCCTTGCCCATGACCTCCTGACCAGCGACCTTCGGAGCGCGCGCCGCTGCGGCGATGAGGCGTGCGGCTGGGTGTATCTCGACACTTCTCCGCGTCACAACCGCATCTGGTGCACCGCCGCGGGGTGCGGCAATCGCAACCGCGTGAAGCGACACCACGCGCGATCGCGTACCTGA